A stretch of DNA from Lycium ferocissimum isolate CSIRO_LF1 chromosome 4, AGI_CSIRO_Lferr_CH_V1, whole genome shotgun sequence:
CATCAATTAGCATCAAGTAACCAATGGCATAAGATACAAGCGCAAGAGCCAGATCTCAAAGCACCTTtaatttctctctttcttttaattctttccttttccttgcATAGAGTCGGTTGAGAAGACGGATACGTGGATCATCGGTCATATTTCTCAAAGGTTCCAACTTCTCCTCCTAATGAGAAACCATTTCCAAGTGAGAAACACCAACAatatggagagagagagagagagaaagggctTCAAATAATTTCTGTTAGAATAGGACCTCTGTTAGATCATCAGGTAAATGGAACGTTTCACGTATTTCCTCGGGAGTTTTGCCTTCAATCATCCGAGCAAGTGCGCGACTTGTCAGGTCAACCAGAGGCCTCAATTGAAGGCTGTCAGCAGCAGATGTCAACTCACATAACTTCTTGGTATCTAACCGGATGAACTTCTCATCAAAAGTCTTGCGCTCCTGTGTGCATAAAAGACGTTCTTTaaactcaaaaagaaaaataaatgctaTTGCATAAACCATGCACAAACACAGGCAAACTGAAAATCCTTCCTTTCTGGGAGGGCATTGCATTATTATAACAAGGAAACCAAGAACTGACCTTATTAGAACGGCCAGGAGTTTGATGAAACCGACAATAATCCAGTATTAAGCCCAGAATAGCAGGATTGACTCGTTGAGGAAGTGATATGGCATAATTTTTTGAGGATCCCATGCCAGTTTGATGTACTTCTCTGCATATCATTGGGCAAAACATGGCAACCTCTTCTTCTACTTGTTGGATTGAACCATCAGTAGTTTGGAGCCAAATGTAGGACTTCATCTTAACCAACGAACCACAAAGCAATTAAGAAGAAGCGGATAACGCAAAATGGCAAGAGCtttgaatagagtaatatggaaaggaaaaaaatgtacaaagatctctttttctttttgataggTAGTAATGCACTAAAGATCTAATGCCCACACCTTAGACTGTAAACACATATTAAAATTCCCATTCAAAAAGAATTTTGCCCATTCTGAAGTCATTCAATGTACATTCGATATACAAGGGATTAATAATGTCATTCAATGAGAAAATGGCAGATCCACCTACACATTTCATGCAAGCAAACAAGAATGTTCAGACCCCaagcaaaagaaagaaacttcaaggtaattataatcattcaGAAAGTTAAATGGAATTGTATTATATCTTTACTATTTTGGTGTAAACAACTTTGTATAGAGGAAACAGATCAGAGTGTAGATTTACTAGGTTTTCGGTAagtcttttttcctttcttttggttaCTCACTTTTTGGAGGTGGCCAGCATAcccttaatgctgaggaatacaactttaccagtttcaaaaaaaaaatatataatcattCATGCCAATAATGACAGCGTGTCAAGCTATATATTATCCGCTTTCAAGTTGGAAATGTGAAGAACAACATTCAAGGGCATTGTTCTAGATTAGTTTTTGAAGCTCACAAAAATAATAGATAATAGATCATCTTaactaggggtgtcaaatgggcgggttgggctGAAATTGGCCCAATCAAAATGGGCTGAGGTAATAAATGGGTTGGGCTAACATTGgcccaaaagttacttgggctgaaatgggctaaaaatgggttgggtcatgacccgCCCAACTTGACCCAGTTTTTTTGAAGGGTCACTTTTctaggtgaaaaatattttctagaaatatGCTTTTCACGAAAAGATATTTTtcctgaaaaatatttttgcggattttttgtggaaaatatttttgaggaaaacattttttgtggaaaatatttttgaaaaaaacttttttcatgaaaaatattttccttcatatcaaacacaccacaaatttataaaatacatgataaaagaaaagaaaatacatagaaagaaataaattaaatctcaagcaataaacccaaatttaagtaaatcttaATAATGGGCTAGAACTGGGCTGGTATTGGGCTAAGTTGGAGATCACTTCAAAATGAGCTATGTTGGGTTGGGCTAAAATCAGCCCAATGCAAAATTATCTTGAGcccaacccataaaattttgggCGGGTTGGGCGGGCCATCATCTTTTGAGCTATATTTGACACCCCTAATCTTAACACAACATGACATCACTAAACTAAGAACTGTGATTCCtcttcaagagatattagtttTTGAAGCTCACAAAATAATAGATCATCTTAACATCAAGCAACATTATTCCCTGAATCAAGGTAACTCATGAATCATGACTCGAGTAAATGCAACCCTAAAACCCAGATAGAGACAGCACCAGATGAAAAGAGCCAGAAGAGGTAAGAGCTAGTAGAGGGGAAAACAATAAACACCGTTTCTCCTATATAAATATAGTAACAGAATCATGTAGTCTTTGAATATAAAACTTCTGGTCTTCCTTACCTCTGGTTTGATGACAGCCATAGGGCCTTCTGACATTAGGAGATCAAACTGGCAAGATTTCTTATGGGCCTTTGCAAACTAAAGACAACTAAgcttcaacgttaaaagtgctAATGAAATGGAAATAGGCTAAGCGTTCGTCTCTTCAAAAGACACTTGTCAGACAAAGACTGCAAACCCTTCACATAGTAACTCTCTCCAAATTCCAACAAGACAAAATGCATCTTCGACAGGATGGTTTCATCAGTTTGAAAGCTCTGTACCAAAAAGAACACGGCAGACCAAGATTACCTTTAGCAATTAATGTAAAATAGTTCCAACAGGAACACACACACCCGACAGATTATTAAGAACTCAAAAAAAGCAAGCAACAGTTGACCAAGGGTGCTTTAAACGATGATATAAAGAACCTGCAAAATCACTTCGTTCACGCTTTTGTGTATCTTCAAAACAATAAAACATTGAAGAgaacttgataaaaaaaaaaaaaacatagaaaaGAATTAGGGAAAACAGAATTTAGAACACAGATGAATTCTTGCCATATGGAAACTTACTCATCTTTGTTAAAAGCTAATTACAACAGGAATTTCTTCAAACATTCCACTTGCTGTATATAGTATATTATCCCaattcattttcttcacattcCCTCCCTTCAGAGTTAAAAAATGCGGTCCAATATCAATTGCTTCTCGTTCTATCTTCCTAATACAACCACAAGgaaatttcatatatttctGCCTGTCCCCCAATTGCCCAACCCACCTACGTGCCATTGGAGGCATAGATAACTGAAAGGAATTTTGGGAGACTTGAATAGGCAAGAGATCGCACACCTTCTCCACCCTATGCAATCTCTAACTATCTTTATCCCATGAATATACAACTACTACTACACCTCAGTTCCACACATGCGAATGATCATTGGAATGCAAGTTCCTTAGGGTGATTGGGGTTCAGTGGGAAACATGcaaatactttttattttttacttttattgatAATAGTAGTGTCCATCTTGCAGGCACCTCGAGTAATCCACCAGGACGcatgcaaacatatatatacacacatgtatatgtgtatattttcaGATCATAGTTGGCTATAAGTTGTCTCAGGTAACAATTTACAATGAGTGAAACTGCCAGACAAAATGTAGAAGCCTCTGAAAGACTTTAAAAGGGATAAACTTCTTAGTTATCAACGAGAGAGGGGAGAGGAAGATACTTTAAAAGCGATTTGTAACTGCGGAGGGGGCAAGTGGtgtttggaagttggaagagacCAAGCTACTTTCAGAGCTCATTTATAGGACCATAGACAGGCaaagcgggagcttagtgcaccgggctgcccttttttagACAGGCCAAGATACAgtgaaaatcatccataaaaacATCCTGTCATTGTCAGCTAGCTGTCTGTCTTCATAACTGCATCACTTAGACATAGTGCAATTCGCTTGTTCATTCCCTCTCTTGCAATTTATTACTCTGATTATTTTGATTGTTTCAAAGCCTCCCAAAGAACATTGGAGAATCCATCCAAAGTATAGTAGATTTTGATAGAAATGCCAGGAGTTCAAGTGTTCTTTCCTTGAAACCCTTAATTCGAGATCCATATGATTTATATTACTAAATCAAAGGGTACACATGTTCATACCAATGTGAAGAGTAATTAAACAGAAGAAACAAAATTTAAGTTTCAAGGAAGTAAACAACTAAACCAACTAAGAATCTCCTTTTTCGCTAatccaaaaacaaaaaggaaaaactaaacTAACTAGGTCTATCATTTccgcctctctaccccacaaaagtaggggtaaggtctgcgtacatcctatcctccccagacccccacttgtgggattatactgggtatgttgttcttgttgttgttattatctAAAGTGGATAAACTTTCTTGTCATCATATCCTTGTACAGCTCATAAATCCTAAAGAGTAATACCAATCAGCGAACAAATTACCACCCCTTAAAGCTGCCCCGatacaaaacaataacaacaactactaACCATGAATCCCAAATTAGTTGAGGccagctatatgaatcctcaataTCCATTTTCGACTAAATATTAACACGAGAATAAAGAATTCCTAGAaaaataaagcatgaaatgaAAATGGGTAACAACCTTCAAATTAGTCCCAATGAATGACCCATTTTTTATCACAATAGTTACCAATTAAGTcattaaattcaagaaatataAAGAgatgaaaaaaagaatattGCTTAAAACAAATTACAATTGAGAAAACCAATAGAAATCCAAAATTTAGCTTATAACAAGTGTTTAACAGCTAATAACTTGGGAAATTAAGgcataaaaatgaaattagaaATGAACAGATTGGCATACCTGacgtaataataataataattgcgTCACAGAACGAAGCTGGTAAATACAGAgcaaattaaaataaagaaaaatggagggaaaattagggttttgtaGGTCGGAAAATTTTGGTGCGCTTCTTATTGCCCTTTTTGTTTGTCAGAAATGGAAACTAAAATCCTTCTATATTTGTATATTGCTGGTAATTGTGTGTTCTTGGCACGTGATTGACAATCCTAATTCGCACGTGGTAGTGGTTAGAGCTCTTTGGCTATGGTGCCTGTGAAAAATATGATTTACTTGGTGatgtctttctttttctttaatactagcaaactatgcccaAAAGGCGTCGTGCGATGCACGGccccaacatgattaatttgatTACTCACTTTAGCTAGTCTttataatttgtatattttgcaaaactGTGATTCTccttaaaatttgtcttattttggttatatccgcctctttttatatttaataagttgacaattcaaatatcgtacatatcaagtttataatcacaagattcaaaggatattttattatattatacatatttttaatttagaaccacaagattcaaaagtctatccttatttcttaaacttcatgtctAGCCAAATGTAGATACTTAAATTGAGATagcttaaaaagtaaacacacaagaggtagaattaatattcaacttctgaaatgtacacatgttagtccctgcttagagtacaatttcagttgctttttgtacaactaaTTGTTGAtgtgttcgtccaccttgggcgtttgttattaaataaaataaaatcatcttattttggttatgtttgcctctttttatatttagtaagttgacaatttaaatatcgtacatgtcaagtttataatcacaagattcaaatgatattttattatattatacacatttttaatttagaactataagatttgaaagtctatctttatttcttaaattccgtgtctagtcaaacgtaaacacttaaattgagacagagggagtatatacaaaatgaaggaaatgaaaagacAATTAAGACATTGCGAACccgtggggacttaaaaagtaaacacacaagaggtaaaattaatgttcaacttctgaaatgtacacatgttagttcaccttagagtacaatttcagttgctcTTGTacattttattgttgttgtgttcgtccaccttgggcgtttatacataataaaaagaaaaatatagaatagaaaaatagacatacaTTTTTattaatgtggccaagtaatatgggaagAGAAGGGTACTTCATTTGTTAATTCTTAAacaacgtgaaaagtcaagtatagtaatgtggtatgggacgaagggagtacttcatttattaattcttaaaaaacgTGAAAAATCAAGTAATGTagtcaagtaatatgggatggaagatgtaacatcccgtaaatccgagttaggtgTCATTGTGAAATAATTGGGGTTTTGGATGTCATTTTAACGTTTAGGATCCCTTTGggatggataatggtgttaaaTAATCTTTTTGGGGTCAAATGAGATAAGGAAGTTCCttagaaatctttaaatttgtcAAGTTTGAGACAGTTTTCAGTTATGTCCAGTTTTCGGGTATTTGCGTTTGACATTtggaaaaactcaaaaaatataAGTTATAGGGAATTAAAATaccttttcaaaaatatattatacAGCCCAAACAGACGTGTGAGTAAAAAGTTATTACCAATTTACTGAAGCTGTGTAAAATGAAAATCCCGATTCTTGTAGGATTAGGTTTTAAAGCCCAAGCCTTTATAATAACCTATAAATACAACCCAAAAACGTCCAAGGTGAGTTTTTACTCAAATCCCTAAGGTAAATTACCTTAGCTAATCACTAGGTTAACACCGAATCATTATATGAAATCGATAGATTGTGGAAACTTCATTCAAGGTCAAATATGGGATGAAGCTTTGGGAtttcttcaaaaaggtaatacccTCACACTTTTATGGATATatgaaattattattatgttttagaCATGGAATAGTTGGTAGAATCATGAAATAGGATTGGTTTAGATGCACTTTATCAAAAACAAAACCCTAGTATTTTTGCTGTAGAATTTCCTCCGACCAGCTATATTAAATTGACGTTTCCCGCTTATCTAACCGTTGGATcgagcccaaattttaactgagtGGTCCCAACATATAGGTATTAAATGTGAACGGTGAAGATCGGATTTTAAGGTCTGTAGCTGTGCGTTTCCAGCTATGAACAGTAGCTGCGAATTTGGTGAATATCTATAGTTTATTGGTCATACAAACCTCAATTAGATGTAGAATGATTCTTTGAAGCATGGAGCTTACGTTTGGAATATTTTAACGGgatttaaggtatgtctcttttaaaaatcatttttgactataaaggtgagttgtatgtctctcttttgaaaacttattttgaatgaaaatcactttttgaaactgttgttggaagtataaattttattcaagattctttaatgaatgaaaggaaaagtaatcttttcatatttgttgaactctaattcatgtctaaatggtggttaatgtgtgtgaggggacaaactcacattaaacctagattgtaacagaccctatatatgtataagatattatgaatgttttcctctatgagagatgcttaataatgatggttaagagTTGGTAATGACATCCTCATTGATTAATTGGGACATGGAAATCTTTTGTAAAGAAGTTAtacgttttcaaaacattgattggaatgacttattctttcgatatggcataatgaactttaatgttattgatggtgtgactactttgagacaaattgtgaatcggcttctatgccatggactttgttgttgtgtttgccttgctattcgggaggaagagtagccactatggatcctagtgtattaattgccttgccattcggggggaagagtggccacttccgggttcgctacctggggtgtattaattgtcttgctattcgggaggaagagtagccac
This window harbors:
- the LOC132051677 gene encoding SKP1-like protein 21 isoform X2, whose product is MSEGPMAVIKPEMKSYIWLQTTDGSIQQVEEEVAMFCPMICREVHQTGMGSSKNYAISLPQRVNPAILGLILDYCRFHQTPGRSNKERKTFDEKFIRLDTKKLCELTSAADSLQLRPLVDLTSRALARMIEGKTPEEIRETFHLPDDLTEEEKLEPLRNMTDDPRIRLLNRLYARKRKELKEREKLKNAEGEEEQHVDERSVDDLLSFINGADEDSKSVRATKSKKKNRRRKEQARNSSTNNETGNCNQESNCPTSSCLNGDTGDVPSPSRPSELQDSASVKFSSKLDFDDGDIDDELDPAMKEEIDREVEDFARRLNSVWPERMQEILSLGQERRSVPLSANGNGSLKRYTGLDGR
- the LOC132051677 gene encoding SKP1-like protein 21 isoform X1 codes for the protein MSEGPMAVIKPEMKSYIWLQTTDGSIQQVEEEVAMFCPMICREVHQTGMGSSKNYAISLPQRVNPAILGLILDYCRFHQTPGRSNKERKTFDEKFIRLDTKKLCELTSAADSLQLRPLVDLTSRALARMIEGKTPEEIRETFHLPDDLTEEEKLEPLRNMTDDPRIRLLNRLYARKRKELKEREKLKNAEGEEEQHVDERSVDDLLSFINGADEDSKSVRATKSKKKNRRRKEQARNSSTNNETGNCNQESNCPTSSCLNGDTGDVPSPSRPSELQDSASVKFSSKLDFDDGDIDDELDPAMKEEIDREVEDFARRLNSVWPERMQEILSLGQERRSVPLSANGNGSLKRYTAGLDGR
- the LOC132051677 gene encoding SKP1-like protein 21 isoform X3 translates to MSEGPMAVIKPEMKSYIWLQTTDGSIQQVEEEVAMFCPMICREVHQTGMGSSKNYAISLPQRVNPAILGLILDYCRFHQTPGRSNKERKTFDEKFIRLDTKKLCELTSAADSLQLRPLVDLTSRALARMIEGKTPEEIRETFHLPDDLTEEEKLEPLRNMTDDPRIRLLNRLYARKRKELKEREKLKNAEGEEEQHVDERSVDDLLSFINGADEDSKSVRATKSKKKNRRRKEQARNSSTNNETGNCNQESNCPTSSCLNGDTGDVPSPSRPSELQDSASVKFSSKLDFDDGDIDDELDPAMKEEIDRDHPVITPSPGGQKTLHASMGCCGFFGGG